Part of the Usitatibacter palustris genome, ACGACTCCGACAAGATGGCCGACGTGCTGCACGCGGCCGAGGGGTTCGAGAAGACCGACCGCGCCGAGGACGCCGACCTCATCCTCTTCAATACGTGTTCCGTGCGCGAGAAGGCGCAGGAGAAGGTCTTTGCCGACCTGGGGCGCGTGCGCGCGCTCAAGCGCGACAAACCCGGCCTGCTGATCGGCGTGGGCGGCTGTGTTGCGAGCCAGGAGGGCGAGTCGATCGTCGAGCGCGCGCCTTACGTGGACCTCGTCTTCGGCCCGCAGACCCTGCATCGGCTGCCCGAGATGGTGGCGCGGCGCCGAGAGACGGGCAAAGCGCAGGTCGATATCTCGTTTCCCGAGATCGAGAAGTTCGATCACCTGCCGCCCGCACAAGTGGCCGGTGCGAGCGCCTTCGTGTCGATCATGGAAGGCTGCAGCAAGTACTGCAGCTTCTGCGTCGTCCCCTACACGCGCGGCGAGGAAGTCTCGCGGCCGCTCGAAGACGTCCTCGTCGAAGTGCGCGATCTCGCGGCGCGTGGCGTCGTGGAAGTCACGCTCCTCGGGCAGAACGTGAACGCCTACGCGGGCACGATGGCCGATGGCGAGGTAGCGGACTTCGCGCTGCTGCTCACGCACGTGGCGAAGATCGAAGCGATCGAGCGCATCCGCTACACGACCTCGCACCCGCTCGAATTCACGCAGCGCCTCATCGACGCCTACGCGAAGATCCCCAAGCTCGTCTCGCAGCTGCACCTGCCGGTGCAGTCGGGCTCGGACCGCGTGCTCGCGGCGATGAAGCGCAACTACACGGCGATGGAGTACAAGTCGATCATCCGGCGCCTGCGCGCGACGCGGCCCGACATCTCGATCTCCTCGGACTTCATCATCGGGTTCCCCGGCGAGACCGACGCCGATTTCGAGCAGACGATGAAGCTCGTGGACGACGTGCGCTTCGACGGCTCGTTCAGCTTCATCTACAGCCCGCGCCCCGGAACGCCCGCGGCGAACCTCGCCGACGACACGCCGCACGCGACGAAGCTCGCCCGCCTCCAGCGGTTGCAGCAACGCGTGCAGGAGCACTACGAGGCGTATTCGCAGGCGATGGTGGGAAGCCGCCAGCGCGTCCTCGTCGAAGGACCGTCCCGGAAGGACCCGGGCGATCTTGCCGCCAGAACTGCCAACAACCGCGTGGCGAACTTCACCGGCGAATCCGCGCTGGTGGGCCGCTACGTCGATATCGAGATCACCACCGCGTTTCCCCATAGCCTTCGCGGCCGCCTTGCTGCCGCGTGACAATTTGTGACAACTTCACGCGGGCGCCATGTTAGCTTCCGCGCTTCGCAACAGGAGATAAGACGATGAAACCCGCCCCCCGCACTCCGTACGTGCTTCGTGCAGCCCTCGCCGTCGCCTTCGGCACCAGCCTCGCCGCCTTCGCCCAGACGCCGCCCGCGCCGACGCCTCCCGCACCCGGCGCGCCGGTGACGCCTTCTCCGGCCGCGACGACCCCGGGCTCGCCCGCCGCCGGCCCCGCCGCTGCCGCCGCGCCGCGCCCCTTCAAGGACGTCATCAAGGACGCCAAGGAATCCAAGGGCTTCTTCACGCTCTGGCAGAAGGACGACAAGGTGTGGTTCGAGGTGAAGCCCGACCAGCTCGACAAGCCTTTCTTCCTTTCCATCATCCAGACCAACGGGCTGGGTGACGGACGCTTCTTCGGCGGCCTCATGGGCCCGAGCGCGATGGTCCACCTGAAGAAGGTCGGCAACCAGATGCAGCTCATTGCCAACAACAACCGCTTCCGCGCCGATGCCAAGTCGCCCACCGAAATGGCGATGAAGACGAGCTTCTCCGAAAGCCTCATCGCCTCGGGTGCCGTCGCGAGCGCACCGCACCCGGAAACGAAGGCCGTGCTCGTCGAAGCCAACGCGATGCTGCTCATCGACATCGCCGGTGCCGCGACCACGCTGGAAACCGTCTACCGCATTCCGTACGCGCTCGATTCGCGCAACTCGAGCCTCGCGAAGGCCGAGACCAGCGACACTGCGACGGGTTTCAACACGTCGCTGCACTTCTCGGTGGCGAAGCTGCCCGCGCCGCCGCTGGTTCCGAATCCCGCCTCGCCGCAGGTCCCGCCGCCGCGCAACGTGCCCGACGCGCGCAGCCTTTTCCTCGGCTATCGCCTGAACTTCGCGCAGCTGCCCGCCGTTCCGATGAAGCCGCGCGTCGCCGACGAGCGCGTGGGCTACTTCACCACCGGGTTCCAGAACCTGAGCGAGGAAGCGAAGCTCAACAACAACGTCCACTACGTGAATCGCTGGCGCCTCGAGAAGAAGGATCCCTCCGCGGCCCTCTCCGAGCCCGTGAAGCCGATCGTGTACTGGCTCGACAAGAACATCCCGGTGAAGCACCGCCAGGCCATCATCGACGGCATCCTCGTGTGGAACGATGCCTTCGAGCGCATCGGCTTCAAGAACGCGGTGCAGGCGAAGGTGCAGCCCGATGACGCGACCTTCGACACCGCCGACATCAACTACGCGACCGTGCGCTGGTACCTCACGTCCGACGGCGGCCCCGCCATCGGCCCGAGCCACGCCGATCCGCGCACCGGCGAAATCGTGGATGCCGACATCATGTTCACGGACTCCTTCACGCGCGGCGGCCGTCGCTTCATCGTGGAAGACGCGCCACGTGCGCACGAAGCGCACCTGCCGATCCTCGGCGGCAACGCGAACTTCTGCCACTTCGCCAATGAGTCGCACAGCGAGGCGGAGTTCGCGATGGACATCCTCGAAGCGCGTGGCGACCTCGATCCCACGAGCCCCGAGGCCGACAAGTTCGTCTACGACTACGTGAAGGAAGTGATGACGCACGAAGTCGGGCACACGCTCGGCCTGCGCCACAACTTCCGCTCGTCGACGGTGTTCACCGCGGCGCAGCTGAAGGA contains:
- the miaB gene encoding tRNA (N6-isopentenyl adenosine(37)-C2)-methylthiotransferase MiaB; translation: MSSEPKKVFIRTFGCQMNEYDSDKMADVLHAAEGFEKTDRAEDADLILFNTCSVREKAQEKVFADLGRVRALKRDKPGLLIGVGGCVASQEGESIVERAPYVDLVFGPQTLHRLPEMVARRRETGKAQVDISFPEIEKFDHLPPAQVAGASAFVSIMEGCSKYCSFCVVPYTRGEEVSRPLEDVLVEVRDLAARGVVEVTLLGQNVNAYAGTMADGEVADFALLLTHVAKIEAIERIRYTTSHPLEFTQRLIDAYAKIPKLVSQLHLPVQSGSDRVLAAMKRNYTAMEYKSIIRRLRATRPDISISSDFIIGFPGETDADFEQTMKLVDDVRFDGSFSFIYSPRPGTPAANLADDTPHATKLARLQRLQQRVQEHYEAYSQAMVGSRQRVLVEGPSRKDPGDLAARTANNRVANFTGESALVGRYVDIEITTAFPHSLRGRLAAA
- a CDS encoding zinc-dependent metalloprotease; translation: MKPAPRTPYVLRAALAVAFGTSLAAFAQTPPAPTPPAPGAPVTPSPAATTPGSPAAGPAAAAAPRPFKDVIKDAKESKGFFTLWQKDDKVWFEVKPDQLDKPFFLSIIQTNGLGDGRFFGGLMGPSAMVHLKKVGNQMQLIANNNRFRADAKSPTEMAMKTSFSESLIASGAVASAPHPETKAVLVEANAMLLIDIAGAATTLETVYRIPYALDSRNSSLAKAETSDTATGFNTSLHFSVAKLPAPPLVPNPASPQVPPPRNVPDARSLFLGYRLNFAQLPAVPMKPRVADERVGYFTTGFQNLSEEAKLNNNVHYVNRWRLEKKDPSAALSEPVKPIVYWLDKNIPVKHRQAIIDGILVWNDAFERIGFKNAVQAKVQPDDATFDTADINYATVRWYLTSDGGPAIGPSHADPRTGEIVDADIMFTDSFTRGGRRFIVEDAPRAHEAHLPILGGNANFCHFANESHSEAEFAMDILEARGDLDPTSPEADKFVYDYVKEVMTHEVGHTLGLRHNFRSSTVFTAAQLKDPAFTKKNGVVGSVMDYPPFNIPLKGEPKPDYVHPGLGPYDYWAIEYAYKPLDPATEKEELEKIAARGAKETWLAYGTDEDSFIGGSPQGMDPTVNVWDLTDDPLGYYKKRLELSRELWARLQSKELAPGESYDGLRRSFLAGFQQMGRGMLPVTKYIGGVVQLRDRAGSGRLPFTPVPASQQREALKVLNDGLFSVDSFKFKPEFLASLPHSRLDYFDQLVRGNITPQPMVSVPNTVLGLQRTALDQVMSDVVATRISDSQVISKDGTNAFRLSELYDSLQASIWSELKSGKEITPMRRNLQREHLRRVAGSLVRPAGSQPADARSLMRMNAQQLAAELRASQAKPAYSKETRAHLAESLNTLDEALKAPLQRAGV